A stretch of [Clostridium] scindens DNA encodes these proteins:
- the saoP gene encoding ABC transporter permease subunit SaoP (Most members of this family are selenoproteins with the selenocysteine residue at the channel-gating position.) has protein sequence MRAATNAGDRGRWRKFGGKNRNVAALIGLAVICIIWFAAAHIVDKPFLFPYLEDVFKEVGFSLTDLYVLRNLGITMRRVLTGSLYAFIIGFPLGMLMGYSPQILKALSPFMNSLRQVPIMAWVPLAIVWFGIGDGPTIFLIAFSGIFTIILNTISGVQDISKDYYHAARSMGANTFGVIKDVVLPGSLPGVLTGLRLAVGLGWMSVIUAEFIATSAGFGYCMVEAQAKMQTEKVIAYMVIAGLIGFLIDTLMVLAEKVLLKWRAQ, from the coding sequence ATGCGAGCCGCCACGAATGCCGGCGACCGGGGCAGATGGCGCAAATTCGGGGGCAAGAACCGAAATGTCGCGGCGCTTATCGGTCTGGCAGTCATCTGTATCATCTGGTTTGCCGCTGCACACATTGTAGATAAGCCTTTCTTGTTTCCGTATCTGGAAGATGTGTTCAAGGAGGTGGGATTCTCTCTTACGGATCTGTACGTGCTACGCAATCTTGGAATAACCATGAGAAGAGTACTAACGGGATCGCTCTATGCGTTCATCATTGGATTCCCTCTGGGGATGCTGATGGGATACTCCCCCCAGATTCTAAAGGCCTTGTCTCCTTTTATGAATTCGTTAAGGCAGGTTCCGATTATGGCATGGGTTCCTCTTGCAATCGTATGGTTCGGCATCGGAGATGGACCAACCATTTTCCTGATTGCATTCAGCGGCATCTTCACTATCATTCTGAACACCATATCCGGAGTGCAGGACATCAGCAAAGATTATTATCATGCTGCAAGGTCCATGGGAGCGAATACTTTCGGCGTCATCAAAGATGTCGTCCTTCCCGGCTCCCTTCCCGGAGTACTGACCGGACTCAGGCTTGCCGTAGGACTGGGCTGGATGTCCGTCATATGAGCGGAGTTCATCGCGACCAGTGCCGGATTCGGCTACTGCATGGTGGAAGCCCAGGCAAAGATGCAGACAGAAAAAGTAATTGCCTATATGGTAATTGCCGGACTGATCGGCTTCTTAATTGACACATTGATGGTCCTGGCAGAAAAGGTCCTGCTGAAATGGAGGGCTCAATAG
- the saoT gene encoding thioredoxin-like (seleno)protein SaoT, producing MEKPCIEYISACAUCEVFGDLVQVLEKEYEGKVHVKIYRAGKDFDYIPKYGAVTKSMLVINEKKAVTKLTKPAVREAFKEALKSC from the coding sequence ATGGAGAAACCATGTATTGAATATATCAGCGCATGTGCATGATGCGAGGTGTTTGGGGACTTGGTTCAAGTTCTGGAGAAGGAATATGAAGGCAAGGTGCATGTAAAGATATACCGTGCAGGAAAAGACTTTGACTATATTCCAAAATATGGGGCGGTTACGAAGAGCATGCTGGTGATCAATGAAAAGAAAGCCGTCACGAAACTTACAAAGCCGGCAGTGCGCGAAGCTTTTAAGGAGGCGCTGAAGTCATGCTAG
- the saoE gene encoding efflux transporter SaoE — translation MLVDFGNFILRILNSSWNMLNSSSGWMIFSFIVAGVLHEFLKPEKVQKTAIGSSRVSGVFWTTISGMFIPICSCGTIPLGISMYYSGAYLGPTLAFMTSTPMINPIALLLAFGLLGKEVAIIYLITGFVAPMIIGIVANRFAKDELHIGMKRQKDEAAIQIDTDEEDGGEPMIQLEFEEPGFWEKIKSGLRWSLTELSVTISKYTVTGMLIAGVLFNIVPQSFIQDYLGNPGFVSLFGITVVAALMYVCAVGHIPFIAALVASGAAPGVAITFLMAGAGTNIPELLTISKTIGKRAMFMYFGMVVVISNIVGYITNRLLMPGFTPVLNYDQTQHTISYANKMIVVMPGWIQNLCSGILVCYALYSLFKIIKGKAGKQCVA, via the coding sequence ATGCTAGTGGATTTTGGAAATTTTATACTCAGGATTCTGAATTCTTCATGGAATATGCTGAATAGTTCATCGGGGTGGATGATATTTAGTTTTATCGTTGCAGGAGTGCTGCATGAATTTTTGAAGCCTGAGAAGGTACAGAAAACGGCAATTGGATCATCGAGGGTGAGCGGCGTCTTTTGGACCACGATATCAGGAATGTTTATACCGATCTGCAGCTGTGGTACGATTCCGCTTGGAATCAGCATGTATTATAGCGGCGCGTATCTGGGACCTACGCTTGCATTTATGACGAGCACGCCGATGATCAATCCGATTGCCCTTCTGCTTGCGTTTGGCCTTTTGGGCAAGGAAGTGGCTATCATATATCTGATTACCGGATTTGTAGCGCCGATGATTATCGGAATTGTAGCAAATAGATTTGCCAAAGATGAACTACATATAGGAATGAAAAGGCAGAAAGATGAGGCGGCGATTCAGATCGATACCGATGAGGAGGATGGAGGCGAGCCCATGATACAGCTGGAATTCGAGGAGCCGGGGTTCTGGGAGAAGATAAAATCAGGGCTTCGCTGGTCTTTGACGGAACTCAGCGTGACGATCAGCAAGTATACCGTAACGGGTATGCTGATCGCAGGCGTGCTGTTTAATATCGTGCCGCAGTCTTTTATTCAAGATTATCTGGGGAATCCAGGGTTCGTATCTTTATTTGGGATTACGGTGGTCGCGGCGCTGATGTATGTGTGCGCGGTCGGGCATATTCCGTTTATTGCCGCATTGGTGGCAAGCGGCGCGGCGCCAGGAGTGGCCATCACATTTCTGATGGCTGGAGCCGGGACGAACATTCCGGAACTTCTTACCATAAGCAAGACGATCGGGAAGAGAGCTATGTTTATGTATTTTGGAATGGTGGTGGTTATTTCTAACATTGTCGGCTATATTACAAACAGGCTTCTGATGCCAGGATTTACGCCGGTGCTGAATTATGATCAGACACAGCATACTATATCCTATGCGAATAAAATGATCGTAGTCATGCCAGGCTGGATACAGAATTTATGCAGCGGAATACTTGTATGCTATGCGCTGTATTCTCTTTTCAAAATTATCAAAGGCAAGGCCGGAAAGCAGTGTGTGGCATAA
- the saoB gene encoding ABC transporter substrate-binding (seleno)protein SaoB, giving the protein MKIQRAIVIMLIVFLAAGLGAVLFLPKEKRWNKEAEIKIGAGDDISGVLMDETVEALKDYKVSRTLQSSSFQDCCSNTAQWAMNAKEINVGFYCTHIARHTVMQNQDVEIYGPVIMNGETIVYKEHWENVENLAVTQGREKSKVLAQETYPQIQGFNEITQKGILYALEDEQVDAAILDITKAAKVTDYQNMPLSDTDYISYVLVVDKEFEKTEAFQDFIHSYNRAVSRLSNSGYLARVMGVKEEWLENKNIKFLTLEETGVD; this is encoded by the coding sequence ATGAAGATTCAGAGAGCAATCGTTATAATGCTGATCGTCTTTTTGGCAGCCGGGCTTGGAGCAGTATTGTTCCTTCCAAAAGAAAAGCGGTGGAACAAGGAGGCTGAGATAAAGATAGGCGCCGGCGATGATATATCAGGAGTTTTAATGGATGAAACGGTTGAGGCATTAAAGGACTATAAAGTTTCCAGAACGCTTCAGAGTTCTTCTTTTCAGGATTGCTGTAGCAATACGGCGCAGTGGGCAATGAATGCCAAGGAGATTAATGTGGGATTTTACTGTACCCATATTGCCAGGCATACGGTGATGCAGAATCAGGATGTAGAGATATATGGTCCAGTGATTATGAACGGCGAGACTATCGTATATAAGGAACACTGGGAGAATGTAGAGAACCTTGCGGTGACGCAGGGCAGAGAAAAATCCAAGGTGCTGGCTCAGGAAACGTATCCACAGATCCAGGGATTCAATGAGATTACCCAGAAAGGAATCCTGTACGCATTGGAGGATGAGCAGGTAGACGCAGCGATCCTGGACATTACGAAGGCGGCTAAAGTGACGGATTATCAGAATATGCCGCTGTCAGATACGGATTATATATCCTATGTACTGGTGGTAGATAAGGAATTCGAAAAGACAGAGGCATTCCAGGATTTTATCCACAGTTATAACCGGGCGGTATCGCGTTTGAGCAATAGCGGCTATCTGGCCCGGGTGATGGGCGTAAAAGAAGAATGGCTGGAAAATAAGAATATAAAGTTTTTAACATTAGAAGAGACAGGAGTAGATTAG